The genome window GGCCGCCGGCGGCTCGCTGGTGATGCTCGCCAAGGGCAACCGGTCCCGCCAGGTGACCGAGGCGTGCAAGAAGTACGGCGGCTTCTACCTCGGCTCCATCGGCGGTCCCGCGGCCCGCCTCGCGCAGGATTGCATCAAGAAGGTCGAGGTGCTCGAGTACCCGGAGCTCGGAATGGAGGCGGTTTGGAAGATCGAGGTCGTCGATTTTCCCGCTTTCATCGTCGTCGATGACAAGGGGAACGACTTCTTCCAGGACACTTCCGGACCCGTGCTCACCATCGGCCGCCGGAACTGACGGGTGCCGCCGCCAGTCAAGAGTTTTGACAGATGAACTCAACAATTTCCCGGCATGGTGTCTACAGGTCGCATGGCACAAATCGGTAAGCTGCAGCCCATGCGTGCGCCCTCCGGATACCTGTTGGCCGGGCGCTACCGGCTCATCGAGCCGGTCGGCCGCGGCGGGATGGGCACCGTCTGGCGAGCCCGTGACGAACTGCTCGACCGGGAGGTCGCGGTCAAGGAGGTACGCCTTCCGAACATCCTCGACGAGGATCTGCGTGCCGAGCTGTGCGCGCGGACCGAACGGGAGGGCAGGGCGACCGCGATGGTCACGCATCCCTCCGTGATCACGGTCTTCGACGTGATCACGGAGGATGACCGGCCGTGGATCGTGATGGAGCTCCTCAAGGCCAAGTCCCTTGAGGAGCTCGTCCGGCTGGAGGGCCCGCTGCCCCCGCACCGGGTCGCCAAGATCGGGCTGCAGCTCGTCGGCGCGCTCCAGGCCGTCCACGCCAAGGGGATCCTGCACCGGGACGTGAAGCCGAGCAACGTCCTGGTCGACAGCGGCGACCGGGCGGTGCTCACCGACTTCGGCCTCGCGGTGCTGGAGGGCGACACCTCGCTCACGCAGGCGGGCATCGTGCTGGGCTCGGCCGGATACATCGCGCCGGAGCGGATCCTGGGCGCGAAGGCGAGCCCCGCGGCGGACCTGTGGTCACTGGGCGCCACGCTCTACACGGCCGTGGAGGGACACGGCCTCCACGGCCGCCGCAACGCGGCCGCCGCGCTCGCCGCGCTCACCAACGGCGCCCCGATCCCGATGGAGCGCGCGGGGCCGCTCGCCCCGATCCTGCGCGGGCTGCTCCAGATCGATCCCGCCTCCCGGCTCGACAGCGAACGCGCCGCGGCGATGCTCGCGAAGGTCGCGGCCGGGGGCACCGTGGACGAGCCCCGCATCCCCGGGCCGCAGGCCCTGTCCCCCGGCACCGCCCCCGCCGGCGCCCAGCGGCCGCGGCCCCGCGGGCTGCACCGCGCCGACGGCGGGCGGACGCTCCGGACGGACGCGAAGCCGCCCCGCGAGAGCGGCGCGTCCTCCGGCACCCCGTACGGCCACCCGCAGCCGGCCCACCCGCGGCCCGCTCACCCGCAGTCCCGGCCCCCGCAGCTCTCCTGGCACTCCGGAGGCCCCGGCGAGCGGCAGCGGCCGCAGCCCGCGGTCCCGGGCCGCCACGCGTCCTCCGGGAGCGCCCACCGCGCCGCCGGGCAGGCCCCGTCCCGCCCGCCGCAGCGGGAGACCGGCCGGCACCGCATCGTCGCGCAGCCTCAGGCGGCGTCCCCGCAGCGCCGCCGCAGCGAGGGCGTCCACCGGAAGCCGTCGGGATTCTCCGTACGGCTGAACGCGGCGAAGCAGGCAATGGCTCGGATCACCCGTCTGGTGCTGCAGGGGAAATGGCGGCAAATATTTAGCAAGTAACTCGAAAGCCATAATCAGCGCCAATCGCTATCTTTTGTGCCATGCCCGAACAGCAACCGCGGCTGCTCGCGGGCCGCTATGAGCTTCGTACGGTGATCGGCCGGGGAACGATGGGCGCGGTCTGGCGCGCCTTCGATCGATCACTCGGGCGCGAGGTCGCCGTCAAGGAGATCCGCCAGGACGCGGCGCTCAGCCCCGAGCAGCGGCGGGAACTGCGGGAACGCATGATCCGGGAAGGCCGGATCGCGGCCAAGATCCGGCACCAGTGCGTGGCGACCGTCCACGACGCGATCGAGGTGGACGGCCGGCCGTGGATCATCATGGAGCTGATCGACGGCCGGTCCCTGGAAAAGGTGATCGAGGACGAGGGACCGCTGCCGCCCCGGCTGGTGGCGGAGATGGGGTGCGACCTCCTCGACGCGCTGCGCACCGCGCACTCCCTGGGGATCCTGCACCGGGACGTCAAGCCGGCGAACGTCCTGATCACCGACACCGGGCGGGTGGTGCTCACCGACTTCGGCATCGCCAAGGCGGACGGTGACAGCCCGCTCACCCAGACCGGCATGGTGATCGGCTCCCCCGGCTACACCGCCCCCGAGCGGGTCCGCGGCGAGCACACCGGCCCGGAGTCCGACCTGTGGTCGCTCGGCGCCACCCTGTACTTCGCCGTCGAGGGACGGCCCGCCTTCGAGCGCGCCTCGGTGAGCGAGACCCTCGACGCGCTGCTCACCCAGGACGCGCCCCCGCCCACCCAGGCCGGCCCGCTGCGGCCGATCATCGAAGGCCTGCTGGTGAAGGACCACCGCAAGCGGCTCACCGCGGAGCGGGCGGCCATGATGCTCCGGCTCGTCGCCGACACCCCCACCGGCGACCTCGCCGCGGTCCGCGCCGACTCCGGCCCGGCCCGCCGTCCGGGCTCCTCCGCCGCGCCACGGCCGCCGGCACAGCCCGGCCGCTCCCCGGCGCCCGCCCGGCCGGAGACGGCCGCCGCCGAGGATCAGACCATCGTCATGCCCATCCGCCCGCCGGCCGCCCCCGGCTCCCCCGCCCCGGCCGCCGGCGGACCCGCCGCGCCGGGCCAGGGCGCCGTCCCCGGGCCCGCCACCACCGGCCAGGCCGCCGTCCCCGGGCCCGCCACCGCCGGCAGGGCCACCCCGGCCTCCGGATCCGCCACACCGCACGGGCCCGCGGCTCCGTTCCCCGGGCCGGCCGCGCCGGGCGATCGGGCGCCGGCCCCGCCACCCGGCCCCGGCACGCCAGGCGGCGCACCCGCCGTACCCGCCGCGGCCGCTCCGGACGGCCCACGACCCGGCACCGCCACCGGGCCCGGCACCGCCTCACGCCCGCCCGCGGCGCCCGGGTCCGCCTGGGCGGACGCCGCACCGCCGCCACCGGCCGGCGACGAGACCGGCGGGCCGATCGGCGCCCACGACGTCACCGTCCCCCGCCGCCTGCCCACGCCGGGCCACCCCGGCGCTCCGGCCGGCCCTGAGCGGCCCGGCCCGGCCGCGCCCCCGCCCGCCGGTGCGCCGCAGATGCCGACCGGCCCCGGCCCGGCTCACCCGGACCATGCCGGGCAGGGCGCACCCGCCCCCGCCGCCGGCCCCGTCCCGGCCCCGGCGGCCTCCGGGCCCGAGACGGCCCCGCAGCAGGGGAGACCGCGCGGGCTCGGCACCGACCTGTTCGCCATGCGCGGGCCGAAGCCGCCCGACGTCGGGCATCGCGTCCGGGTGCTCGTGCTGATGGGGCTGTCCGTCCTCGCCTTCATCCTCCTGGTGATCGTGGCGATGGCGGCCTTCGGCGAGTCACGCCGCACGGGCACGGACGCCCAGGGCGTGCGGGTGCTGGTGAGCCTGCCGGGCCTGCCCGGGCAGGTCCCGCTCACCTCCCCCTCCCCCGGCATGCGCCGGCACACGGCGACCGGCTTCACCATCGACGTGCCGGCGCGGCTCCGGGTCACCCCGTCCGACCGGGGCGTGCTCTTCCACGAGAACGGCCTGCGCATCCGGGTGACGCAGGCCGCACGGCCGGCCGTGACCGCCCTGCAGGCGGCCGAGGACGCGGCGGCCAAGGCGCGGTACCCCGGCTACACGCTCATCCGGGTCAACCCGGTGCGGCCGTCGCCGTACCCGCAGGCCGAGGCGGCCGACTGGGAGTACACCTACCGCTCCGGCGGCACGACCGTGCACGTGCTCAGCCGCTGGGTGGCCGCCCCCGGCGGCGTGCCGTACGTGATCTCCTGGTCGGCGCCGGAGCGCGCCTGGGCGCGGCACGCCACGGAACGGAACATTGTCCTGGAGTCGTTCCTGCCGACCGCCGGGAGCACGCCCGCGGCCACCTGATAGGACAGATCCATGGACGAGTATCGCGTCGAGCACGACTCCATGGGCGAGGTACGGGTACCGGCGCGTGCCAAGTGGCGGGCGCAGACCCAGCGGGCGGTGGAGAACTTCCCGGTATCCGGCCAGGGCCTGGAGCCGGCGCACATCGCCGCCCTTGCCCGGATCAAGGCCGCCTGCGCGAAGGTGAACGCCGCGTACGGCGTGATCCCCCGCGACATGGCCGAGGCGATCCAGGAGGCCGCGCAGGAGGTGATCGAGGGACGCTGGAACGACCAGTTCCCCGTCGACGTCTTCCAGACCGGGTCGGGCACCTCGTCCAACATGAACGTCAACGAGGTGATCGCCACCCTCGCCGAGGAGCGGCTGGGCCGTCCGGTGCACCCGAACGACCACGTCAACGCCTCCCAGTCGTCCAACGACGTGTTCCCGTCCTCGATCCACATCGCGGCGACGGAGATGGTGGTGCACGGGCTCACCCCAGCCCTGGAGCACCTCGCCACCGAGCTCGAGGAGAAGGCGGCCGAGTTCGCCGACGTGGTGAAGGCCGGCCGTACCCACCTGATGGACGCCACGCCGGTCACGCTCGGCCAGGAGTTCGGCGGCTACGCCACCCAGATCGAGCTGGGGATCGAGCGGCTGCAGGCGGTGCTGCCGCGCGTCGCCGAGCTCCCGCTGGGCGGCACCGCGGTGGGCACCGGGGTGAACGTGCCGGGCCCGCGCTGGGCGGCCGACGTGATCGAGGAGCTGAGCCGGATGACCGGCCTGCCGTTCACCGAGGCGCGGGACCACTTCGAGGCGCAGGGCGCGCGGGACGCCCTGGTCGAGCTCTCCGGCGTGCTCAAGGTGATCGCGGTATCGCTCAACAAGATCGCGAATGACCTGCGCTGGATGGGGTCGGGGCCGCGCACCGGGCTCGCCGAGATCAACCTGCCCGACCTGCAGCCCGGTTCGTCGATCATGCCGGCGAAGGTCAACCCGGTCGTCCCCGAGGCGGTCACCATGGTCGCCGCGCAGGTCATCGGGAACGACACCACGGTCACCCTCGCCGGGGCCTCCGGCGCGTTCGAGCTCAACGTGATGCTCCCGGTGATCGCCCGGAACGTCCTGGAGTCGATCCGGCTGCTCACCAACGTCTCCCGGCTGCTCGCCGACCGGTGCGTCAGCGGGATCACCGCGAACGTGGCGCGGCTGCGGGAGTACGCCGAGTCCTCCCCGTCGATCGTCACCCCGCTCAACCGGTACGTCGGGTACGAGGAGGCGGCCCGGATCGCCAAGCAGGCGCTCCAGGAGGGCAAGACGATCAAGCAGGTGGTGATCGAGCGCGGTCACGTGGCGGCCGGCCGGATCACCGAGGAGGAGCTCGACCGGGTCCTCGACGTGCTCGCCATGACCCGCCGCCCCACCTGAGCTCAGCACGACGGCCGGTCAAGAACGGAGCATCTGCGAAAGGCGCGGCCTCAGTGTCTGGCCTTGGGGTGGCAGGGCGCTCTCAGGCGACGCGAAAGCGACATCCGGCCGCGGGCGGCGCTCCCAAGGCTTACCGGCAGGCGAACTGTCACTCGCGGACCCAGGTGGTGAGCTCGAATTCCACCGTGGGGATCGTATTGCCGATTCCCGCGTTGTAGGCGATGTTCGTTATGGTCGCCCGTGCCACGCGCCCGGTCTGGGTGATCGCGCAAAGCGCGGCGCCCACCTCGAACCCGACCTCCTCAGCGCCTGCACCCTTCTCAATGTTCAGGCTACCGAGCGACGCCGCCGACGCCGCTGCCGCGCACTGTTCCGGGCCGGCCTCCGCGCCCTTTCTCAACAGGCCGACAGAGGTGTTCTGACGCACGATCAGATTGGCATCGGCGCAAGTCTCATAGACCATGTCTATGGCGTCCCGTTGCGCCTGGCTGAGCTCACTCGCATTGGTCACCCGGCGAGTGATGGGATTGTCTCCACCGGTAGGACTCCCGTCGAAGTCGACGGCAATGTAAGGACTGCAGGTCCTGCCGTCGTGAGCGCTCCGGATGGTGAGCGGAATACCGGAATGCTCAAGGCGGTACGATCCCGATTCGGACGTTTCCGAAGGGGCAGGACCACTGTCCGCTGAATTCTCTGCCCCGGTACCCGGCGACGTGGCCACATGGCCGCCCTGGACGAGCACGCTTCGGCTCGGGCTGTGCGTCGGTGAATCAGAGATGATCGGCTCATTCGGCCCGCCTCCGAGCAGCGGGATGAGCCCGACTGCGCAAGAAATCATCCCGGCGAGCCAATGGCCGATCTCCAGCGGGTGGGGTCGCCGATCCTCCGGGTGACGCACCCGGTTCACCCGCATGATTATGGCCACTGCGAGAAGTATGCAACCAAGGACCAAAAATACGTAGAGAAACGGGTGATTCATCAGGCCCCCTCACACAGCCGAGGAGAGACAGGATCACCTGGGGACGCCAGTTTATAGATTGAACCCGCTATTGGTGTATCAATCACGCGTGCATGACCGATCGCCGGCGCGGCCGACTCATTCGCAGTCACGCGAGAAAACACTTTGAAGCGGGGAACCGCAGCTCGATCGAGCCGGGTATGGCTCCGCAGCCCTCCGGTGATGTCTTCGCCCCACCTCGCATGCCACACGCGAGGAGGCCAGGGTGACCGCATGAAATGTGCGGTTGAATGCCGTTGAAAGGTTCAGACCGATTCGGTCGAGCGGCCCTCCGCAGCCGTGTCCACGGCTCTGCGGCTGCGGGCGGCGGCGAGCGAGTCACCCACCCCTGACCGGCCGGCTCCGGCGCGACGACGTGCCGCACACGGGGGCGAACAGACCGGAACCACCGGCCGGCGCGGCACCGATCGGAAGAGGCCTGGCCACAGGCGGGAACGCCTGTTGATGGACGGGCCGGGGCGTTCGTGGTGTCGCCAGCAGGCCGCCGGCCCGCCGCGATGGGCGGCCGGGTCCTGCGGCTCGCGGCCCACGGTGGGCACCGGCCCGCCGTAGCGGGCGGGCGGCGAGCAGCCGGTCAGGCGGGGATCCGGGCCCTGGATCGGACCCCGGCCAGGCGGCGCAGCCGTACCGCGACCCGCCGCACCAGCGAGGGCGCGGGGCGCACCGACGTGGGCGCCACCCGGACCTGCCCGCCGCGCCCCACCTCCAGGGCGAAGCGCAGGTCGACGTCCTTGCCGCCGGCCCGCAGGGTCGGCAGCCAGGAGCCGGGGCCGAGGAACTCCTCGGTGCTCACCCGGTTCACCGGCACCTTGGCGACCAGCTGCCCGGCGAACCGGCCGGGGATCCCCGGTTCGACGAGGGCGGGCACCACCATGGCCCGGCCGCGCCCCTGCCGCTCGCGGAGCACCAGCTCCACCGGGGGACCGCCGCTCGGCGGCACGTACGGCACGGGCACCACCACGAACGCGTGCCCCTCCTGCTGGATCACCGAGGCCCGCGAGGAGACCAGGGCGATCGACTCGGGGAACGACCGCGGCTCCACGCAGACCCCGAGCTCGCCGCGCTCGGTCCAGCACGGCACCACGAGCCGCCGCATCGGCTCGGCGAGCACACCGGCGCAGGTCAGCCGCACGTCCGGGCGGGCGACCCTGGCCCGGCCGGGGTGGAGGCCGCGCATCCGGACGTGGACCTCCCACACCCCGGGGCCGAGCGGCCGGCCCAGCGCGGCCGTGCCCACGTCGAGCCGCGCCTGGCCGCTCACCCAGATCCGCACCCCGTCCCCGAGGTCGGTGCTGCCCACCGAGCTGGTCACCGGCACCAGGTAGGTGTCCCCGGTGGCCTCGTCGCGGACGTACACCTCCAGGCGGGTCCGCCGTACCGCGTCGGTGACGTCCACGGTCTCCGCGGGGAACAGGTCCGCGAGCTGCGCGGGGGGCGACCACAGCAGGCGGCCGTCCTCCTCCCGGAACCGCATCGGCCGGCCGTCGGCATGGAGGATCTCGGCGCCGAGGTCGAGGACGAGCACGCCCTGCTCCCAGCGCATGTCGCGCAGCTCGGCCCGGAACCTGGTGCCGCGCAGCGCCTGGCCGAGCACGGCCAGCGCATCGGGCCGGTCCCGGCGGAGCAGGGCGGCGCGGGCCCGGTGGTGGAGCGGGAGGTGCGCGTCCACGGTCTCGGGCACCCGCTCCAGGGTGAACCGGCGCAGGAACGAGAAGAGCACGGCCCGCTCCTCCGGGCCGGCGGCGAGGTAGCGCCCGCCCAGCCGGCGCAGGCCGAGCACCCGGTACCAGTGCGCGTAGATCCGGTCCCGCCGGACGCCGGGCTCGGTGTGCGCGTCGATGGCGTCGAAGATCGCGTTCAATCCGTCGAAGAGCGCCTCGGCGGACGGCTGCTCCTCCGCGGCCGGTCCCAGGTGGCAGCAGACCTCGTCGGCGAGCACCGTGATCACCTTTGCGCTGAGGTACGCCTTGGTGACGAAGGTCTCCTCCGACAGCGGGCGATCGGGGAAGCGGAGCTGGCGCGCCTCGAGGAACTCGCGGCTGAACAGCTTGTGCGCGGTGGGCAGGGCGAGGAGGTGGTCGCGGAGCACGTCGGCGCGGATCCGGCTCTCCGCGAAGGCGGCCGGCGGCACGGCCCCGGGGCGCCGGTCGGCGAGCCTGCCGACGAGGATGTCGGCTCCGGACGCCACGGCCATGCCGTACATCCGCTCCAGGGCGCTCGGCTCCAGGCGGTCGTACTGGTTCATCAGGTAGACGTACTCGCCCCGCGCCACGGAGAGCCCGACGTTGCGGCCGCGGGCCGGCGAGCCGGTGTGGTCGAGGTGGAGGACGCGGACGTTGGGCCGGAGCTCGGCGATCGCGTCCAGCCGCCGCAGGGTCCCGTCCGTGGAGCCGTCGTCCGCGAAGATGAGCTCACACTCCTCCGGCGGCAGCGACTGATCGAGCAGCGACCGCAGGCACGCGCCGAAGTCATCGTTCGTCAGGCCGGGGTTCGACACCGGTACGACCACGCTGACCTTCACACCCATGAGGCCCAGGGTGCAACGCGGGCGGCGGCGGCTCGATCAGGCTTGCCGAAAGGTCAAGCAAATCTGACCAGAGTTTCGACCCCGCTCAGTACCAGCCTTTGGCCTGCGAGTGGGCCCACGCGGCGCACGGCGTGCCGTACCGGGCGGCGATGTAGTTGAGACCCCACTTGATCTGGGTCGCCGGGTTGGTCTGCCAGTCCGATCCGGCGCTCGCCATCTTGTGCCCGGGGAGGGCCTGGGGGATGCCGTAGGCGCCGCTGTAGCGGTTCATCGCCCGCTCGTTCCAGCCGCTCTCCTTGTCCCAGAGCCGCTCCAGGCAGCCCCACTGGTCGCCCCAGCCGCGCGCCTCGGCCATCTGCTTGCCGATCGCCTTGTTGCTGCCGGGGTTGGGCGTCGAGCCGGGCGGGAAGTTGTACGGCGCGAACCCTCCGCCGCCGGGGGCCTGCTTGACGATCTTCACCGGGGAGAGCTCGACCTCGCGGTTCTCGCGGAGGGCCTTGAGCCGCTGCTTGCGGTAGGCCTGCACGGCGTGGGCCTTGAGCGCGTCGCTCTCCGGGTTGGGCGCGTACGGGTCCGCGGCCGCGGCGATGGCCAACGGGTCGAGCGGCGTGTGGGGCGCCTTGGCGTTCTCCCGTGCCGTGTGCACGAGGTACGCGGTGCCGCCGGCCAGGACGGCGACGCTGACGCCGAGGATCGCGATCCGCTTGGGAGTCAGCCAGCGGGGGGTGGACCGGGCGCGCGACCTCCGGGCGTGGGCGCGGGACGCGGGCGCGCGCTCCTTTAGTTGCTGACCTGAGCTCACGGCCTACGAGCTTGCCGTAACTTGACGATCTTCGCAGCCTGATCGGGCGACTGGATTAGGTTTTCACGGCTTTAGCACTGGTCACTGCAGTTTTTCACTGTATGTGATTTTTGTCACATGGATTCGTTTCAATGATCATTACCGCACGTCCCGGAATCCCGGCACCCCCGACTCTCGGCGCGGCCACCGTCTGTTTACGCTTGAGTTACGTTAACTGGGGAGTTTGACGGTATCCGCCCATAATTGTCCACGTGGCAGGCATCCTTCTCGTCGAAGACGACCCTTCGGTCCGGACCGGGCTGGAGCTCGCGCTCACCCGGCAGGGTCACTCGGTGACGTCGTGCGCGACGGGTGAAGAGGCGCTCGACCACGTGCGCACCCGCCGTCCCGAGATCGTGATCCTGGACGTCATGCTCCCGGGCATCGACGGGATCGAGGTCTGCCGTCGCATCCGCAAGATCGACTCGCTTCCGGTCATCCTGCTCACCGCGCTCGGCGACGACCTCGACGTGGTGGTCGGGCTTGAGGCGGGCGCCGACGACTACGTGGTGAAGCCCGTGCAGCCGCGGGTGCTCGACGCCCGGATCCGCGCCATCCTCCGGCGCGTGGAGTCGGTCCCGGCCGACCGGCTCACCTTCGGCGACCTCGTGATCGACCGGGGGGCGCTCAAGGTGACCCTGAAGGGCAAGGAGGTCCACCTCACCCCGACCGAGCTGCGGCTGCTCCTGGAGCTCGTCCGCCACCGGGACAAGGTGCTCAACCGCCGCTACCTCCTCCGCACCGTCTGGGATCACGGCCACGTGGGCGACTCCCGGCTCGTCGACACCTGCGTCCAGCGGATCCGGGCGAAGATCGAGCCGGTGCCCTCCGAGCCGAGGTACATCCACACCGTCCGCGGCTTCGGCTACCGGTTCAGCCCTCCATGACCTGGCTGCCCACCAGTCTCCGCGCACGCCTGGTGATCACCTTCACCCTGGTGGCCATCAGCGCATCCGTCATGGTCGCCGGGCTCGG of Thermobispora bispora DSM 43833 contains these proteins:
- a CDS encoding response regulator transcription factor; protein product: MAGILLVEDDPSVRTGLELALTRQGHSVTSCATGEEALDHVRTRRPEIVILDVMLPGIDGIEVCRRIRKIDSLPVILLTALGDDLDVVVGLEAGADDYVVKPVQPRVLDARIRAILRRVESVPADRLTFGDLVIDRGALKVTLKGKEVHLTPTELRLLLELVRHRDKVLNRRYLLRTVWDHGHVGDSRLVDTCVQRIRAKIEPVPSEPRYIHTVRGFGYRFSPP
- a CDS encoding glycosyltransferase family 2 protein; the encoded protein is MGVKVSVVVPVSNPGLTNDDFGACLRSLLDQSLPPEECELIFADDGSTDGTLRRLDAIAELRPNVRVLHLDHTGSPARGRNVGLSVARGEYVYLMNQYDRLEPSALERMYGMAVASGADILVGRLADRRPGAVPPAAFAESRIRADVLRDHLLALPTAHKLFSREFLEARQLRFPDRPLSEETFVTKAYLSAKVITVLADEVCCHLGPAAEEQPSAEALFDGLNAIFDAIDAHTEPGVRRDRIYAHWYRVLGLRRLGGRYLAAGPEERAVLFSFLRRFTLERVPETVDAHLPLHHRARAALLRRDRPDALAVLGQALRGTRFRAELRDMRWEQGVLVLDLGAEILHADGRPMRFREEDGRLLWSPPAQLADLFPAETVDVTDAVRRTRLEVYVRDEATGDTYLVPVTSSVGSTDLGDGVRIWVSGQARLDVGTAALGRPLGPGVWEVHVRMRGLHPGRARVARPDVRLTCAGVLAEPMRRLVVPCWTERGELGVCVEPRSFPESIALVSSRASVIQQEGHAFVVVPVPYVPPSGGPPVELVLRERQGRGRAMVVPALVEPGIPGRFAGQLVAKVPVNRVSTEEFLGPGSWLPTLRAGGKDVDLRFALEVGRGGQVRVAPTSVRPAPSLVRRVAVRLRRLAGVRSRARIPA
- a CDS encoding serine/threonine-protein kinase, translating into MPEQQPRLLAGRYELRTVIGRGTMGAVWRAFDRSLGREVAVKEIRQDAALSPEQRRELRERMIREGRIAAKIRHQCVATVHDAIEVDGRPWIIMELIDGRSLEKVIEDEGPLPPRLVAEMGCDLLDALRTAHSLGILHRDVKPANVLITDTGRVVLTDFGIAKADGDSPLTQTGMVIGSPGYTAPERVRGEHTGPESDLWSLGATLYFAVEGRPAFERASVSETLDALLTQDAPPPTQAGPLRPIIEGLLVKDHRKRLTAERAAMMLRLVADTPTGDLAAVRADSGPARRPGSSAAPRPPAQPGRSPAPARPETAAAEDQTIVMPIRPPAAPGSPAPAAGGPAAPGQGAVPGPATTGQAAVPGPATAGRATPASGSATPHGPAAPFPGPAAPGDRAPAPPPGPGTPGGAPAVPAAAAPDGPRPGTATGPGTASRPPAAPGSAWADAAPPPPAGDETGGPIGAHDVTVPRRLPTPGHPGAPAGPERPGPAAPPPAGAPQMPTGPGPAHPDHAGQGAPAPAAGPVPAPAASGPETAPQQGRPRGLGTDLFAMRGPKPPDVGHRVRVLVLMGLSVLAFILLVIVAMAAFGESRRTGTDAQGVRVLVSLPGLPGQVPLTSPSPGMRRHTATGFTIDVPARLRVTPSDRGVLFHENGLRIRVTQAARPAVTALQAAEDAAAKARYPGYTLIRVNPVRPSPYPQAEAADWEYTYRSGGTTVHVLSRWVAAPGGVPYVISWSAPERAWARHATERNIVLESFLPTAGSTPAAT
- a CDS encoding transglycosylase SLT domain-containing protein; amino-acid sequence: MSSGQQLKERAPASRAHARRSRARSTPRWLTPKRIAILGVSVAVLAGGTAYLVHTARENAKAPHTPLDPLAIAAAADPYAPNPESDALKAHAVQAYRKQRLKALRENREVELSPVKIVKQAPGGGGFAPYNFPPGSTPNPGSNKAIGKQMAEARGWGDQWGCLERLWDKESGWNERAMNRYSGAYGIPQALPGHKMASAGSDWQTNPATQIKWGLNYIAARYGTPCAAWAHSQAKGWY
- a CDS encoding serine/threonine-protein kinase; protein product: MAQIGKLQPMRAPSGYLLAGRYRLIEPVGRGGMGTVWRARDELLDREVAVKEVRLPNILDEDLRAELCARTEREGRATAMVTHPSVITVFDVITEDDRPWIVMELLKAKSLEELVRLEGPLPPHRVAKIGLQLVGALQAVHAKGILHRDVKPSNVLVDSGDRAVLTDFGLAVLEGDTSLTQAGIVLGSAGYIAPERILGAKASPAADLWSLGATLYTAVEGHGLHGRRNAAAALAALTNGAPIPMERAGPLAPILRGLLQIDPASRLDSERAAAMLAKVAAGGTVDEPRIPGPQALSPGTAPAGAQRPRPRGLHRADGGRTLRTDAKPPRESGASSGTPYGHPQPAHPRPAHPQSRPPQLSWHSGGPGERQRPQPAVPGRHASSGSAHRAAGQAPSRPPQRETGRHRIVAQPQAASPQRRRSEGVHRKPSGFSVRLNAAKQAMARITRLVLQGKWRQIFSK
- a CDS encoding class II fumarate hydratase — its product is MDEYRVEHDSMGEVRVPARAKWRAQTQRAVENFPVSGQGLEPAHIAALARIKAACAKVNAAYGVIPRDMAEAIQEAAQEVIEGRWNDQFPVDVFQTGSGTSSNMNVNEVIATLAEERLGRPVHPNDHVNASQSSNDVFPSSIHIAATEMVVHGLTPALEHLATELEEKAAEFADVVKAGRTHLMDATPVTLGQEFGGYATQIELGIERLQAVLPRVAELPLGGTAVGTGVNVPGPRWAADVIEELSRMTGLPFTEARDHFEAQGARDALVELSGVLKVIAVSLNKIANDLRWMGSGPRTGLAEINLPDLQPGSSIMPAKVNPVVPEAVTMVAAQVIGNDTTVTLAGASGAFELNVMLPVIARNVLESIRLLTNVSRLLADRCVSGITANVARLREYAESSPSIVTPLNRYVGYEEAARIAKQALQEGKTIKQVVIERGHVAAGRITEEELDRVLDVLAMTRRPT